Proteins from one Oryza sativa Japonica Group chromosome 12, ASM3414082v1 genomic window:
- the LOC4352333 gene encoding 4-hydroxyphenylacetaldehyde oxime monooxygenase encodes MAISLITSLLFSLPQQWQPVVLTGLLPVIVSLVLLARKGRLKMPPGPEQVPLLGNLHQLAGPQPHRALRDLARVHGPVMRLRLGKASAVVLTSAEAAWEALRGHDLDCCTRPVSAGTRRVTYGMKNVAFAPYGAYWREVRKLLMVELLSARRVKAAWYARHEQVEKLLSTLRRAEGKPVALDEHILSLSDGIIGTVAFGNIYGSDKFSQNKNFQHALDDVMEMLSGEGSSAEDLQLPAAVGRLVDRLTGFAARRERIFRQLDSFFEMVIEQHLDPNRAPPENGGDLVDVLIGHWKKNEPRGTFSFTKDNVKAIIFSTFVAGIDTNAATILWAMSELARKPRVLKKVQAEIRAAVGVNGRVQPDDITKLSYLRKVVKETLRLHPPTPLLLPRETMRHIQISGYDVPAKTRIYVNAWAIGRDPASWPDEPEEFNPERFEANEIDFKGEHPELMPFGTGRRICPGMAMAMANVEFTLANLLFAFQWSLPEGTTPDNVCLEEEGRLVCHRKTPLVLVPTVYRHGLE; translated from the exons ATGGCGATCTCACTGATCACCTCCCTGCTCTTCTCCCTACCCCAACAATGGCAGCCCGTCGTCCTCACAGGGCTCCTTCCTGTCATCGTTTCCCTCGTGCTGCTGGCGAGGAAAGGGCGCCTCAAGATGCCACCGGGCCCGGAGCAGGTTCCCCTCCTGGGAAACCTGCACCAGCTAGCTGGCCCGCAGCCGCACCGGGCCCTGCGGGACCTGGCCCGGGTCCACGGCCCGGTGATGCGGCTGCGGCTCGGGAAGGCGTCGGCCGTGGTGTTGActtcggcggaggcggcgtgggAGGCGCTCAGGGGCCACGACCTCGACTGCTGCACGCGGCCCGTGTCCGCGGGGACGAGGCGGGTGACGTACGGCATGAAGAACGTGGCCTTCGCGCCCTACGGCGCGTACTGGCGCGAGGTGCGCAAGCTTCTCATGGTCGAGCTGCTCAGCGCGCGCCGCGTTAAGGCTGCATGGTACGCACGTCATGAGCAG GTGGAGAAACTCTTAAGCACTCTACGCCGCGCGGAGGGAAAGCCGGTGGCGTTGGACGAGCACATCCTGAGCCTCTCCGACGGGATCATCGGCACGGTGGCGTTCGGCAACATCTACGGCAGCGACAAGTTCTCCCAGAACAAGAACTTCCAGCACGCGCTCGACGACGTCATGGAGATGCTCTCCGGCGAAGGGTCCTCCGCCGAGGACCTccagctccccgccgccgtcggccgcctcgTCGACCGCCTCACCGgcttcgccgcccgccgcgagcGGATCTTCCGGCAGCTCGACTCCTTCTTCGAGATGGTGATCGAGCAGCACCTGGACCCTAACCGCGCGCCGCCGGAGAACGGCGGCGACCTCGTCGACGTCCTCATCGGCCACTGGAAGAAGAACGAGCCTCGTGGCACATTCAGCTTCACCAAGGACAACGTCAAGGCCATAATCTTT TCGACTTTCGTTGCTGGTATTGACACGAACGCAGCGACGATATTGTGGGCAATGTCGGAGCTGGCCCGGAAGCCGCGGGTGCTGAAGAAGGTGCAGGCGGAGATCAGGGCTGCGGTGGGTGTAAACGGGAGGGTGCAACCTGATGACATTACGAAGCTCAGCTACCTTAGGAAGGTCGTGAAGGAGACCCTGCGGCTGCACCCGCCTACCCCGCTGCTACTACCAAGAGAGACCATGCGGCACATCCAGATCAGCGGGTACGATGTGCCGGCCAAGACGCGGATCTACGTCAATGCATGGGCGATCGGTAGAGATCCGGCGAGCTGGCCCGATGAGCCGGAGGAGTTCAACCCCGAGAGGTTCGAGGCAAACGAGATAGACTTCAAGGGGGAACATCCTGAGCTGATGCCATTTGGCACTGGGCGGCGGATATGCCCAggcatggccatggccatggccaatGTTGAATTTACGCTCGCCAATCTGCTCTTCGCCTTCCAGTGGTCACTCCCGGAGGGGACGACGCCGGACAATGTGTGcctggaggaagaagggaggctTGTCTGTCACCGCAAGACACCTCTCGTGCTTGTGCCCACCGTATACCGTCACGGCCTTGAATAG